Genomic DNA from Gossypium hirsutum isolate 1008001.06 chromosome A01, Gossypium_hirsutum_v2.1, whole genome shotgun sequence:
tattcttttctttctttcttttttctttttgcggtgtcttttttgttttgtttttattttcaattgaaaACCCTAGACATCGTACATAATAGTTACCGATATTGTTATTTACGGTGACTTTTCATGTCGATTTCGACATTAAAGAAGAAATTTCTTTTTTCTCGTTGATTTATATGGTTTAAATCTTCCAACGGTTCAAAATCTTTAGAAACAATGATCAAAGcttcaaattattatttctacaacagttttttttctaaatatcaCTAGTGCTTTCGtcgtaaaaaaattgtttttttaaaatttcctgATGCCGCTAGTTTGacccattaaaaaatatatattttttgtcttTATTTGTCTACAGTAAATACTCTTATTTTTACTAGTTTACGAAAAATATATATTGGTATTGCTTGATACAGTGACGacatccaaattttttttttaaagtcgatcatTAACTCATAATTGAGGGTGATACAGCCAGCGTGTCAAACGACattggattaaaaaaaaaagcagttTCTTATTAAGAATTCTGTTCGATAAATCGGGGGATATGGAAAAAAGAGAACGCATTCTAGTTGGTTATCTTAAACGGAGCGTTTAAGGTGATGAGTGTTTTTAGTGACACGGGGCGTTTTATGGGACTGTTGTAACTGCTCCGCTTGTAGCAAACTTCTTTGTCGCCGCCATTCCTTATGCCAATATACAGGAAAGGCATGGGAAATGATGAATTATGGAGGAAAATTTTTGAGGATTCCGTGTCTTCTTctctcttcctcttctttctcttgtCTTCTGTTAATCAATTTCTACTGCATCAGTTAGATCAAATGAACGTTGTTTATATTAATGTTTGAGCTGTTAGTATTGCATTCCAACGTATCAGAGTTTCTTCTTTTTGAGCAATTAAAGGATAAGATTTGCACATGTGATCATAGTTTTTGGTTGGATCTGATCAATTTTTGACATGGGTAAATTGCCGCttggtaaaaaaaaattgcatctGTTAATGAAATCTGTTTATGAACAATGCTATTTCTGCATCACAGAAAACAGAATAGCTGCAATTCTTTTGAAAGAAGCAGCCGAACGTAGACGACAAGCAGAGAGGGATGGCATCCATGTTTTTCTTCAGCACCCTAAAGTGAGGGGTCGCCCAAATTCACGGTTCCTCGCCGCAACTGTGCTTGGTTTACAGTAAGATCAGTTATAATGTTGAATGTATCGGACAAAATGTTGGAAACATGTGCTTCAAGAATAATGACGAATCCCctataaatgaattttttaacttttacattttgATGCTAATGTGTGTAAATTATCTGGATATGTTTCTTCTCCCCTCTTTTTCAGCAAATAGAGGTGTTGAAGTGAATGAGATGTGGCGAGTTCGACAAAAGGAGATGGAACTAAATGATAGGCTAAAGTCAAGATCAAATGACCATAGTGGGAATAGCAGAACTGATGTGGATATTAGCATCCCTTATAGAAGCAGAAATAGGAGGCATGAGAGCAATGTTAGTTCTTCATGCTCATCAAGCAAAGCAGTAGCAGAGGGTAGTTATTCAAGGGAACATGAAGGTCTAAGAGACAATGAGATCGATGAATTTCTTTAGTCAAGGTTTGTACCACATTTATACAAAAAGTTGTTATGTTGGGGGAGAATTAGTGGATTCACATGATGAGTCTCTTTGCATGTGAAGTCACCCCTCACGTAGGCTATATATGTTGATTTAGATTTTTATCAGTAAAAAGTTCAATGGTTAAACCGATTTTAGGATGACAGGGCGAAGTGCAGTCGAGGTTCTATAGGTTCTAGGATGGATGAAACTAGACCTTATCTACCTACAAATTCCGCGTCCCTAGCGAAGCCGTCAACAAGCTGAACTGGAATGGATGATCGTGTCAAGTTGGGTCCTGAAAAGCCTTCTTCCCTGAAGTCTGATGAATCTTCTTCTGATTCAGATCCCCATGAACATGGAAAGAACGAAAAGGACCACCCTGAGAGATCAAATAAAAGGCACAGTAGGAAGCACAAATCTGAAGAAAAAGCTAGAAATAGGAAAAATAAGAGGAAAGATCAGAAAAGAAGTAAACATGACAAGTGAAGTGAGTACTTGACAATTAATGTACACTACTAGTTTCTTATTTCTTGTCCCATGGTGCTGATTCATCATAAGCCTATATTGAGCTTTTccttctttcatctcattttataCCACCACTGATCCAGACGTCTGACATGGTCATCAGTCCTCGTAATGATGATCTGTCTCGTCAAAGATCTCTTCCTGGCCAAGgtcatatttttaaagcaaatgtGTGAGGTACTGTCGACAAAAATGGAATCAAGTTTGGTAAATATGGTAAGAGGTAATGGTACCTGTAAAAGCTCTTCAATGACATCTTCCATTGTTATTATGCCAACAGCCTCTTCTTCAGAGTGTGTTGGGAGTGGATTGCCATTTAGATGTAGGATGTCTGAATTCAAACCTTTTGTCCACTTCCTGCTCCGAGAACCACTTTTAAAAGAATTACTAGTGACGGGAAGGCTCTTCCATTTCTTAAATGAATGCTTTCGTCTTAAAGCACTCTCTCGAGGATGTTTCTCGCCATCAATGTCGACTTTCACTTCCGGCAAGGGACCTGTTTTGAAGTGGCAAAAATTGCTTTATAAATGTCCCTATGGACTGCTAAGTCATCGTACGAGtgaaaatttggggaaaaaaatGCCAGTGGCTAATACTTACCCTTGGCAGAGTTAGTAGATGGCGACTGCTCTGTCTTGTCACATCGTCTTACAATAACGGCCATGTGGCTATGACCCTTTTGAAATTCATTTAATATATCATATAATGGCAACGCCTCTTGAATCCTATAACatgcaaacatatatattattatcaaccAATGAGTAAAAGGGATAGATTGTGAATGTTTTTGCAGAATATGTCTATTTTTTCTGGAGTTCATTAAGTAAAAGATACCTTGGAATCCTTCGTATAGTAACCCTTTTCACAGGCACTTCATCTTCAGGGTGGATTGTCAATAAATTCTTGACCTTGAAGATTAAAAAgataaatgacttaataaaacacAATCAGCCctcaaaaattagaaaaataataaccTAAGGGATATGAAAAAGCTTATtaagtaccaaaaaggggcttacgACATATTCATGTTAAAGGGAACACTTAGAAAGAGCTGAAAATAATTTGTATCCAAAGAAAATGATTACCAAAATGACTCCAATAATGTTTGTAGGCTGCTCATAATAAACTGGTACTCTGCTATGCCCTTTCTCCAAAACTAAACTCATTAATTCCCTGTCCATAGATGTAATTATACTTGCAATCAAAGTCGAAAAAGAGATGCAATtgctatatatctatctttgttgGTGATTTGCAGAAAATCATACCTGTCGAACTTGGCATTAATATCAATTGCAAATGTTTCAGATATGGGCGTCATGGCATCTTTAGCAGTTTTCTCAGTAAGCTCAAGTGCTCCAGCAATAATTGTTGTCTCATCATGCGTCAGTTCTCCACCTTTTCCGGCCTAATAAAGGATCATAAATCTCAAAGTTATGATGAAAGAAAGCAGATTCTCTTAAAGCAAGTATTGATGGGATAAATGACAACCAAGTTAATAACAACTGAATTCCAAAACAAGGTAATGTACCTATAGTATATCAAATAAGATACTAAGAAAGCAGTTAAAGCACACCTCATTGCCATGCAAATTTACTAGTGTTTTCAACTCAGCTCTCCGGAAAAGTGCAACATGTCTATGGCCTAGAAGAAAGTCCAACAGCTGAAAATCACTTAAGATCAGTCAAGAGAGCTATTTGCAGGAATTACAAGCTTGATTGTCACTCTCATAGTTAAAATGGCATACGAGGAATTATCGCAACACTCATCACCTTGCTTATTGGGTAGGCAACAGGAAAACAGATCCAAACAAGAACTTGAACAATAGGAGCCACTGTTGCACCAATTGCCAAACCGTATCGAGAACAAACAGCTTGTGGTATTATCTGCGCTTCCAAGAACAAATTTATGCCGGAGACCACGAAACAATTGTTAAACCAAGTATGGGGACCTTATGGAAAATCTCATGTTCCAGGTTCATCAAAAGTGAGTAATCTAATCAAAGTGGATTCTCACCTCACCAAACACAAGAATCAAGGTAACCGAAATTAGGATAGCACCCCATGCTGTGACCAGACCATCAAGGAAAATGGGAAGTGCCtgaataaaagtaacaaaaaaaagggTTCCAAAATCAAGAAGCTGGATCACCTGTTGAAGatgtatttataataatataccTCCATTGCAGCGGCATTGCATAGAAGTAGCGTACAAAGCAACAAATGCTGGTTTTTGACAACCGGCAATATCTTTGCTGTTGGAACGAGTGAATAAGTGATAAAGTTAGCATTGGCAGAGCATTGACTCTGACTATTGAACATCCATCATACAAAGCAAAATAtgtcaaaaatttcattaatcatCACTTAGCTTTGTCATGTGATTTCCAAGTCTATCCTTCAAACTTTGAAgtatttttaggaaaaaaaaaaaactgtggaCTACAAATTTCAATGAACAAGCTAAATAATCAAGAAATAAACATTCTATGATTCCATTAATGATTCGTtctcataaattaaaataaatcattgttATTGAATACAAATAGAAACGCATTTTAAAATAGGAAATGAAGAAATACCGGCATGTTTACGATGAGTGGGAGTACCAGACTTGGCAAGAACCTCAAGATCAACAAGACTCAAGGACATAAGGCCTAAAGTAAGGCCGGACATCATCCCAGCGAACAACACCAACAATAGTATTATGAGTATGTGAATAATGAAATCGGTTCCGCAACATCTTACCTCCACCGCCATTGTTGAATTTTATCTGCTTGTCTCCAAAcagaaataaaattcaaaatgaagTCGTAGAGCTGTAGTTAGGAAAAGGATGAATATTCCATTGCTAAAAGCATGTTATATGTGAAGAGGTGTGTGTCTTATTAGAAAATGGGAGGAAGGAGAGAAGATTGATAAAAGtaataagaagaagaaaggagtaAGCGGCCGATTTGGCTTAAAAAGGGTGGATTTGAGTGACATTGTGACATGTGGGCTGTGCTGTAGCTTGTGCTTCGTGACTTCAATTGGAATTTGGTATTTCccaatttccaaataattataatattaccGGATTCTATCACATCGGGTGAAAAAAAAATACCCCAAcctatattattatataatgttagaaaattacttatattttactttttaataaaataataattatttttatcttactttaatacttaaaattatcTTCTATTACGGTTCAGTACATATTTTATAACggagtttaaaaaaaaatcgattaCCATGTAGCAACTATTAAAATATATCATGTGAGAAATCCACTAATTAAAATGGGTCACGCTCCAAAAGATTTATTAAAATTGataagaaataaatttaaattcaaaaatagaaaaaatattaaaaattaaatattttaaaaatactttgacTTTAACTGATTGTTGATCAAGGTTGACCATTATTGATCAGCATTGACcggttttttttaacttttaaatatttttaaattttcataatttttaaaaaaatttaatgttttgcaattttttaaaaaaaataaaaaaatctacagttatatattttgattttttttaagttttaaaattttgaattaatttttttttcaatttctagaCAATAAGTTAAACTCTTTctactttttgaaatttttttattcatttttagaatatagaactttttaaaaaaaattaaaatttattacaacTAGTgtagaatatatatttttgaaaatttctaaaatttaaatacttttttcaatttttatatattattatgatgtTCTAAAATTtgcgtttatatatatatattttaattttagaaaattttatttaaaaaaattattttaattttgatttttttaaaaaatttgaattatttatgtattatatataaaatttttaacattttaattaatataatatagataatattaaaaaataaaaaaagaagactGACGTGATGTATTCTAATAACATTATATGttagtctttatttttttaacGTTGTGggctaatttgaataataaaatatagtttTAAGTATCAAagtgagaagaaaaaaaacaccaaagcaagaaaatatatataattcgaAAGCCAAAGTAAACATTAAAcctaaatattattataatatacagAAATCTCTAAAGAGTTGTTTAATTCATTGACTTGTAATGCtattttttgaaattactttacaatatttaaatttcaatattttgatCATCTTGTAATATAGGGTGTCTTATTATGATCTCTTTATTAGATAATCTAAAATTTGCGACagcatttgaattttttaaaaagatatcttatattaagacaaattaaaatatatgagttata
This window encodes:
- the LOC107925429 gene encoding DUF21 domain-containing protein At2g14520, with product MAVEVRCCGTDFIIHILIILLLVLFAGMMSGLTLGLMSLSLVDLEVLAKSGTPTHRKHAAKILPVVKNQHLLLCTLLLCNAAAMEALPIFLDGLVTAWGAILISVTLILVFGEIIPQAVCSRYGLAIGATVAPIVQVLVWICFPVAYPISKLLDFLLGHRHVALFRRAELKTLVNLHGNEAGKGGELTHDETTIIAGALELTEKTAKDAMTPISETFAIDINAKFDRELMSLVLEKGHSRVPVYYEQPTNIIGVILVKNLLTIHPEDEVPVKRVTIRRIPRIQEALPLYDILNEFQKGHSHMAVIVRRCDKTEQSPSTNSAKGPLPEVKVDIDGEKHPRESALRRKHSFKKWKSLPVTSNSFKSGSRSRKWTKGLNSDILHLNGNPLPTHSEEEAVGIITMEDVIEELLQEEIFDETDHHYED